The following coding sequences are from one Thermostaphylospora chromogena window:
- a CDS encoding suppressor of fused domain protein: MAISRPAGSSGTPGDGRRWTPDGTEVVLTDTNPYGSRMLVVERDETSSVAYLCAPDGYVHGAVWLANHRPAPETVDRARLAAGLPPVLPGSATRHPLGRPPLGRLSVLWFEEGDGVALYEDESLLAVIPGWADLVRGMPGYARDAIGETAFAWSLAEAMEGLGPRVARAAAYWRWRHGQDAWRSFQRLVLDHLDARSGPPGRYWDASGGRMPTIGITERPPHHRRDYTVVSTVGMSCQRMPTVEQYIDQPEAYARIELALATRGDPREAARLFLWLGQYPWHSVTWLGHGHTAKWYHEPTTFPLGPDYHGVVMLADPPGLPDLSGFTFGGDAVRWLWLVPLTEEELRTAGPGLHLPPERLVAGPVPPDGGRAGR; encoded by the coding sequence ATGGCGATATCCCGCCCGGCTGGCTCCTCGGGCACCCCAGGCGACGGCCGTCGGTGGACCCCGGACGGCACCGAGGTCGTACTCACCGACACCAACCCCTACGGCAGCCGGATGCTGGTGGTCGAACGCGACGAGACGTCCTCCGTAGCCTACCTGTGCGCTCCGGACGGATACGTTCACGGAGCCGTCTGGCTGGCCAACCACCGGCCCGCTCCGGAGACCGTCGACCGGGCCCGGCTCGCCGCCGGCCTGCCGCCGGTGCTGCCCGGGTCCGCAACCCGCCACCCGCTGGGCCGCCCTCCGCTGGGCCGCCTGTCGGTGCTGTGGTTCGAGGAGGGCGACGGTGTCGCCCTGTACGAGGACGAGTCGCTGCTGGCCGTCATCCCCGGCTGGGCCGACCTCGTCCGCGGCATGCCCGGCTATGCGCGCGACGCGATCGGGGAGACCGCCTTCGCCTGGTCGCTGGCGGAGGCGATGGAAGGGCTGGGCCCCCGGGTGGCCAGGGCCGCCGCCTACTGGCGGTGGCGGCACGGCCAGGACGCGTGGCGGTCCTTCCAGCGGCTCGTCCTGGACCACCTGGACGCTCGGAGCGGCCCGCCGGGGCGCTACTGGGACGCGAGCGGCGGCCGCATGCCCACCATCGGGATCACCGAGCGACCGCCGCACCACCGCAGGGACTACACGGTGGTGTCCACGGTGGGCATGAGCTGCCAGCGCATGCCCACCGTCGAGCAGTACATCGACCAGCCCGAGGCGTACGCGCGGATCGAGCTGGCGCTGGCCACGCGAGGCGACCCGCGAGAGGCGGCACGGCTGTTCCTATGGCTCGGGCAGTACCCGTGGCATTCGGTGACCTGGCTCGGCCACGGCCACACCGCCAAGTGGTACCACGAACCGACGACCTTCCCCCTCGGCCCGGACTACCACGGAGTGGTCATGCTGGCCGATCCGCCCGGCCTCCCCGACCTGAGCGGTTTCACCTTCGGCGGCGATGCCGTGCGCTGGCTGTGGCTGGTACCGCTGACCGAAGAGGAACTGCGCACGGCAGGTCCCGGCCTGCACCTGCCGCCGGAACGGCTCGTGGCCGGGCCGGTACCGCCGGACGGCGGACGGGCCGGCCGGTGA